From Cellulomonas chengniuliangii, the proteins below share one genomic window:
- the glgX gene encoding glycogen debranching protein GlgX, with product MPDLGVRVTDAGIEAAVLASHASAVDLCLLDPGPPGPDGPTWVERRIAMRGPHLGVFWVEAPGVRPGQHYGFRAHGEWDPAGGLRYNPAKLLVDPYARGLDGDLELRPEVFGQVVDDELQGDPYGPADGRDSAAHVPHSVVVDTRAHGGAPAPAANRPRTPWSRTVVYEAHVRGLTQQMPDLPEALRGTYAGLAHPATIGHLRALGVTALELLPVHASASEPHLSRHGLSNYWGYNTLGFFAPHAAYATREAQAQGPAAVLAEVKAAVRALHAAGIEVLLDVVLNHTCEGGIGGPQIGWRGLDPSVYYAHDGGYPARLADFTGTGNALDFRRTPVIRMALDSLRYWADEVGVDGFRFDLAVTLGRGPAGFDPHHPFLVALTTDPSLRDLKLIAEPWDVGPGGWQTGQFPPPFAEWNDKFRDAVRSFWLADPGRAAHGLPGHRVRELATRLAGSADLFGHTDPPLMRGPLASVNYVTAHDGFTMADLVAYDHKHNSANCEDNRDGTNDNRSWNHGVEGPLEGDSIAAPILPLRRRSIRNLFAMLLLSAGTPMITAGDEMGRTQRGNNNAYCQDNETSWVSWELSPWRADLLATVRHLLRLRREHPALRSQRFFTGSPAAPGARPDLAWYGPDGVALDHGRWHDPDIRTLQMVRSLPSEGGPAGQGGAEPADDTVMLLVNGALDQVEVVLAADRPTVWELAWDSTWESPRELRAAAMSSALRTPSGDRTVMAPLSTRVYIAR from the coding sequence GTGCCAGACCTCGGCGTCCGCGTGACCGACGCCGGCATCGAGGCTGCCGTCCTCGCCTCGCACGCGAGCGCGGTGGACCTGTGCCTGCTCGACCCGGGGCCCCCGGGCCCGGACGGCCCGACCTGGGTCGAGCGCCGCATCGCGATGCGCGGCCCGCACCTGGGCGTCTTCTGGGTCGAGGCCCCCGGCGTGCGCCCCGGGCAGCACTACGGCTTCCGCGCCCACGGGGAGTGGGATCCCGCCGGGGGCCTGCGCTACAACCCCGCCAAGCTGCTGGTCGACCCGTACGCGCGCGGCCTGGACGGCGACCTCGAGCTGCGGCCCGAGGTGTTCGGGCAGGTGGTCGACGACGAGCTCCAGGGTGACCCGTACGGCCCGGCCGACGGCCGCGACTCCGCCGCGCACGTGCCGCACTCCGTGGTGGTGGACACCCGCGCGCACGGCGGGGCGCCGGCTCCCGCCGCGAACCGCCCGCGCACCCCGTGGTCGCGCACCGTCGTCTACGAGGCGCACGTGCGCGGGCTGACCCAGCAGATGCCCGACCTGCCCGAGGCGCTGCGCGGCACCTACGCCGGGCTGGCCCACCCCGCGACGATCGGTCATCTCCGCGCGCTCGGGGTCACCGCACTCGAGCTGCTGCCCGTGCACGCCTCCGCCTCGGAGCCCCACCTGTCCCGCCACGGGCTGTCCAACTACTGGGGCTACAACACGCTCGGATTCTTCGCCCCGCACGCCGCCTACGCGACCCGCGAGGCGCAGGCACAGGGTCCCGCGGCGGTGCTCGCCGAGGTCAAGGCGGCGGTGCGCGCGCTGCACGCGGCCGGCATCGAGGTGCTGCTCGACGTGGTGCTCAACCACACGTGCGAGGGCGGTATCGGCGGCCCGCAGATCGGCTGGCGCGGCCTCGACCCGAGCGTGTACTACGCGCACGACGGCGGCTACCCGGCGAGGCTGGCCGACTTCACCGGGACCGGGAACGCGCTCGACTTCCGGCGCACGCCCGTCATCAGGATGGCCCTGGACTCGCTGCGCTACTGGGCCGACGAGGTGGGCGTCGACGGGTTCCGCTTCGACCTGGCGGTGACCCTGGGCCGCGGCCCGGCCGGCTTCGACCCTCACCACCCGTTCCTGGTGGCCCTCACCACCGACCCGAGCCTGCGCGACCTCAAACTCATCGCCGAGCCGTGGGACGTGGGCCCGGGCGGATGGCAGACCGGGCAGTTCCCCCCGCCGTTCGCGGAGTGGAACGACAAGTTCCGCGACGCCGTGCGCTCGTTCTGGCTGGCCGACCCGGGGCGCGCGGCGCACGGCCTGCCCGGGCACCGGGTGCGCGAGCTCGCCACCCGCCTCGCCGGCTCCGCCGACCTGTTCGGGCACACCGACCCGCCGCTCATGCGCGGGCCGCTGGCCTCGGTCAACTACGTCACGGCGCACGACGGCTTCACGATGGCCGACCTGGTCGCCTACGACCACAAGCACAACTCCGCGAACTGCGAGGACAACCGCGACGGCACCAACGACAACCGCTCGTGGAACCACGGCGTGGAGGGGCCGCTCGAGGGGGACTCGATCGCCGCGCCCATCCTCCCGCTGCGGCGCCGGTCGATCCGCAACCTGTTCGCGATGCTGCTGCTGTCGGCCGGCACCCCGATGATCACCGCGGGCGACGAGATGGGCCGCACGCAGCGCGGCAACAACAACGCCTACTGCCAGGACAACGAGACGTCGTGGGTGTCGTGGGAGCTGTCGCCCTGGCGGGCGGACCTGCTGGCCACCGTGCGGCACCTGCTGCGGCTGCGACGCGAGCACCCCGCGCTGCGCAGCCAGCGCTTCTTCACCGGGAGCCCGGCGGCCCCCGGCGCGCGTCCCGACCTGGCCTGGTACGGCCCCGACGGCGTCGCGCTCGACCACGGGCGGTGGCACGACCCGGACATCCGCACCCTGCAGATGGTGCGATCGCTGCCCTCCGAGGGCGGCCCCGCCGGCCAGGGCGGCGCGGAGCCCGCGGACGACACGGTCATGCTCCTGGTCAACGGCGCGCTGGACCAGGTCGAGGTCGTGCTCGCGGCCGACCGCCCCACCGTGTGGGAGCTCGCCTGGGACTCGACGTGGGAGAGCCCGCGCGAGCTGCGGGCCGCGGCGATGAGCTCGGCGCTGCGCACGCCGTCCGGGGACCGCACCGTCATGGCGCCGCTCAGCACCCGGGTCTATATCGCGCGCTGA
- a CDS encoding electron transfer flavoprotein subunit beta/FixA family protein produces the protein MRIVVCVKHVPDIQSERSLQADGRMVRDGGDGTLNELDENAVEAALALVEEHGGEVVAVTVGPDDAVDAARRALQMGAEQAVHVLDDAIAGSDVFGTATVLAAVVRRLGDQESVDLVVTGMAGLDGLTSLLPSALATELGLPLLALAAEVRVEDGAVRVRRELDHATEVLEAPLPALVSVTDQANEPRYPNFKGIMAARKKPVDVLTLADLGIEPQSVGAAGARTEVLEAAARPPREDRVLVTDDGEAGLRLAAYLVENKLV, from the coding sequence GTGAGAATCGTGGTGTGCGTCAAGCACGTGCCGGACATCCAGTCAGAGCGCTCCCTCCAGGCGGACGGGCGCATGGTCCGCGACGGTGGTGACGGCACGCTCAACGAGCTGGACGAGAACGCCGTCGAGGCCGCCCTCGCGCTCGTCGAGGAGCACGGCGGCGAGGTCGTCGCGGTGACGGTCGGCCCGGACGACGCGGTGGACGCGGCACGGCGGGCCCTGCAGATGGGCGCCGAGCAGGCGGTCCACGTGCTCGACGACGCGATCGCCGGATCCGACGTGTTCGGCACGGCCACCGTGCTCGCCGCCGTGGTGCGGCGCCTGGGCGACCAGGAGTCGGTCGACCTCGTCGTGACCGGCATGGCGGGGCTCGACGGCCTGACGTCGCTGCTGCCGTCCGCGTTGGCGACCGAGCTGGGCCTGCCGCTGCTGGCGCTCGCCGCCGAGGTCCGCGTCGAGGATGGCGCCGTGCGGGTGCGCCGCGAGCTGGACCACGCCACCGAGGTGCTCGAGGCCCCGCTCCCCGCGCTCGTCTCCGTCACCGACCAGGCGAACGAGCCGCGCTACCCGAACTTCAAGGGCATCATGGCCGCCCGCAAGAAGCCCGTCGACGTGCTCACGCTGGCGGACCTGGGCATCGAGCCCCAGTCCGTGGGCGCCGCGGGAGCCCGCACCGAGGTCCTGGAGGCGGCGGCGCGGCCCCCGCGCGAGGACCGCGTGCTCGTCACGGACGACGGTGAGGCGGGCCTGCGGCTGGCGGCCTACCTCGTCGAGAACAAGCTCGTCTGA
- a CDS encoding electron transfer flavoprotein subunit alpha/FixB family protein, whose amino-acid sequence MTNHLAGPVLVLLDHAPDGTLRAPVLELLTLGRRLGSVHGVWLGAEGPGGDVLAALGAYGVDVVDVLDLGGADARLTPVVADALADLSAALGAAALLLTSSFDNKEVAGRLGVRSGAGVVVDASDARVVDGRVVADKTVLAGTWTTSCAVRTPFAVVALKANSAQPEPVASPTQPAVVAHPVTLADDARQAVVVERQERTRSDRPALGEAQVVVVGGRGTDGDFSAVEELADVLGGAVGATRVATDEGWIGHDAQIGQTGVTIAPRLYIGAGVSGAVHHRGGMQASGVIVAVNSDPESPIFEIADLGIVGDLFTVLPQATQELRRIKAAQG is encoded by the coding sequence ATGACGAACCACCTGGCCGGCCCTGTGCTGGTGCTGCTCGACCACGCCCCGGACGGCACGCTGCGCGCCCCGGTCCTCGAGCTCCTGACCCTCGGCCGCCGGCTCGGCTCGGTGCACGGCGTCTGGCTGGGCGCCGAGGGCCCCGGCGGAGACGTGCTCGCCGCGCTGGGCGCCTACGGCGTCGACGTGGTGGACGTGCTCGACCTGGGCGGCGCCGACGCGCGTCTCACCCCGGTCGTCGCGGACGCGCTCGCCGACCTGTCCGCCGCCCTCGGCGCGGCGGCGCTGCTGCTGACCTCGTCGTTCGACAACAAGGAGGTCGCCGGCCGACTGGGCGTGCGGTCGGGCGCCGGCGTGGTGGTCGACGCCTCCGACGCGCGCGTCGTGGACGGGCGCGTCGTGGCGGACAAGACCGTCCTGGCAGGGACCTGGACCACGAGCTGCGCGGTGCGCACCCCGTTCGCGGTCGTGGCGCTCAAGGCCAACTCCGCGCAGCCCGAGCCAGTGGCCTCGCCCACCCAGCCCGCCGTGGTCGCCCACCCGGTGACGCTCGCGGACGACGCCCGGCAGGCCGTCGTCGTCGAGCGCCAGGAGCGCACCCGGTCCGACCGTCCCGCGCTCGGCGAGGCGCAGGTCGTGGTCGTCGGGGGCCGGGGCACCGACGGGGACTTCTCCGCGGTCGAGGAACTCGCCGACGTGCTCGGCGGCGCCGTGGGCGCCACCCGGGTGGCGACGGACGAGGGCTGGATCGGGCACGACGCCCAGATCGGCCAGACGGGCGTGACCATCGCCCCGCGGCTGTACATCGGCGCCGGAGTCTCGGGCGCGGTGCACCACCGCGGCGGCATGCAGGCGTCCGGGGTCATCGTGGCGGTCAACTCCGACCCGGAGTCCCCGATCTTCGAGATCGCGGACCTGGGCATCGTCGGAGACCTCTTCACCGTGCTGCCGCAGGCCACGCAGGAGCTGCGGCGGATCAAGGCCGCTCAGGGCTGA
- a CDS encoding phosphotransferase family protein codes for MSADDVMGSPLAFSGQRLDWRDLPRAVRTRIAALAGAQVTAEISANTGFSPGFAAVLELSDGRGVFVKAVSPDQNPVSPELARAEIRVAPSLPPQVPAPRLLWSDDDGEWVLLGFEVAHGRPPETPWRPADLDLALDALAVLADAAPLPGHRLPSTDVSLAADFTGWRTMLAAAPGVRMEAAERAGELGGWALENLEQLVRWEQDALRVSAGTSLVHGDLRADNMLIDHEHAKVALIDWPHASIGAPWLDLAFMLPSVSMQGGGDPQHLFWSHPVSDGLPMDHLRAALTGMSGFLAYASMQPSPQGIPNLRRFQRAQAEAALRWLREMA; via the coding sequence GTGAGTGCCGACGACGTCATGGGATCCCCGCTCGCCTTCAGCGGGCAGCGCCTGGACTGGCGCGACCTCCCGCGCGCCGTCCGGACCCGCATCGCAGCCCTCGCCGGCGCCCAGGTGACGGCGGAGATCAGCGCCAACACCGGGTTCAGCCCTGGGTTCGCGGCCGTCTTGGAGCTGTCCGACGGCCGTGGCGTGTTCGTCAAGGCCGTCTCCCCCGACCAGAACCCCGTCTCCCCCGAGCTCGCGCGCGCGGAGATCCGCGTCGCCCCGTCGCTCCCGCCGCAGGTGCCCGCCCCGCGGCTTTTGTGGTCGGACGACGACGGGGAGTGGGTGCTGCTGGGGTTCGAGGTCGCCCATGGCCGGCCTCCGGAGACGCCGTGGCGCCCGGCCGACCTCGACCTCGCACTGGACGCGCTGGCGGTGCTGGCGGACGCCGCGCCGCTGCCCGGCCACCGGCTGCCCAGCACCGACGTGTCCCTCGCCGCCGACTTCACCGGCTGGCGCACGATGCTCGCGGCGGCGCCGGGGGTCCGCATGGAGGCCGCCGAGCGCGCTGGCGAGCTCGGCGGGTGGGCGCTCGAGAACCTCGAGCAGCTCGTCCGCTGGGAGCAGGACGCGCTGCGGGTGAGCGCGGGGACGTCACTGGTGCACGGCGACCTGCGCGCGGACAACATGCTCATCGACCACGAGCACGCCAAAGTCGCGCTGATCGACTGGCCGCACGCGAGCATCGGCGCGCCCTGGCTGGACCTGGCGTTCATGCTGCCGAGCGTGTCCATGCAGGGCGGCGGCGACCCGCAGCACCTGTTCTGGTCGCACCCCGTCTCAGATGGGCTGCCGATGGACCACCTGCGGGCGGCGCTCACCGGGATGTCGGGGTTCCTCGCCTACGCCTCGATGCAGCCCTCGCCGCAGGGCATCCCGAACCTGCGCCGGTTCCAGCGCGCGCAGGCCGAGGCGGCGCTGCGCTGGCTGCGCGAGATGGCCTGA
- a CDS encoding cysteine desulfurase family protein has product MSVYLDHAATTPMLPEAVSAFTEALVRTGNPSSLHTSGRAARRTVEEARERLAGALGARPSEVVLTAGGTEADNLAVKGLFWARRAQEPARRRILVSAVEHHAVLDPAFWMAEHAGAEIVLLPVDSDGVLRVDALAEELEAHGDAAALLSVMWANNEVGALQPLAEVVALARRHGVPVHADAVQAVGQAPVDFAASGLDALTVSGHKVGGPMGVGALLARRGLDLTPVLHGGGQERGVRSGTLDTPSVAAFAVAVETAVGALPATAPRIAALRDRLIADVRRVVPDAVLRGPADPALRLPANAHFTFPGCEGDSLLYLLDSAGVECSTGSACQAGVPQPSHVLLAMGAGEDEARGALRFTLGHTSTPADVEALIAVLPGAVERAHAAGLSGRHRAGAR; this is encoded by the coding sequence GTGAGTGTCTATCTGGACCATGCGGCGACCACGCCGATGCTCCCCGAAGCCGTCAGCGCCTTCACCGAGGCCCTGGTCCGAACCGGCAACCCCTCGTCCCTGCACACGTCCGGTCGCGCGGCCCGCCGCACGGTCGAGGAGGCGCGGGAGCGGCTGGCCGGCGCGCTCGGGGCCCGGCCCAGCGAAGTGGTCCTCACCGCGGGCGGCACCGAGGCCGACAACCTGGCCGTCAAGGGCCTGTTCTGGGCGCGCCGCGCGCAGGAGCCCGCCCGGCGTCGCATCCTCGTCTCCGCGGTCGAGCACCACGCGGTGCTGGACCCGGCCTTCTGGATGGCCGAGCACGCGGGCGCCGAGATCGTGCTGCTGCCCGTCGACTCGGACGGCGTGCTGCGCGTGGACGCGCTCGCGGAGGAGCTCGAGGCGCACGGCGACGCGGCTGCCCTGCTGTCGGTGATGTGGGCGAACAACGAGGTGGGCGCACTGCAGCCGCTCGCGGAGGTGGTGGCGCTCGCACGTCGGCACGGTGTCCCCGTGCACGCCGACGCCGTGCAGGCCGTGGGGCAGGCGCCCGTGGACTTCGCCGCCTCGGGCCTGGACGCCTTGACCGTCAGCGGCCACAAGGTGGGCGGCCCGATGGGCGTGGGCGCCCTCCTGGCCCGGCGCGGGCTCGACCTGACACCGGTGCTGCACGGTGGTGGACAGGAGCGCGGGGTGCGCTCCGGCACGCTGGACACGCCCTCGGTGGCGGCGTTCGCGGTGGCGGTCGAGACCGCGGTCGGGGCGCTGCCTGCCACCGCCCCGAGGATCGCCGCGCTGCGGGACCGGCTGATCGCCGACGTCCGCCGCGTCGTCCCGGACGCCGTGCTGCGCGGCCCCGCGGACCCCGCGCTGCGGCTGCCCGCCAACGCCCACTTCACGTTCCCGGGCTGCGAGGGGGACTCGCTGCTGTACCTGCTCGACTCGGCCGGCGTGGAGTGCTCCACAGGCTCCGCCTGCCAGGCGGGCGTCCCGCAGCCCAGCCACGTGCTGCTCGCGATGGGAGCCGGTGAGGACGAGGCACGCGGCGCCCTGCGGTTCACCCTCGGCCACACGTCCACGCCAGCCGACGTCGAGGCCCTGATCGCGGTGCTCCCGGGCGCCGTCGAACGGGCGCACGCCGCCGGGCTGTCCGGCCGCCATCGGGCCGGGGCCCGCTGA
- the mnmA gene encoding tRNA 2-thiouridine(34) synthase MnmA, which yields MRVLAALSGGVDSAVAAARAVDAGHEVVGVHMALSRSRAQLRTGSRGCCSIEDAGDARRAADVLGIPYYVWDLSERFEDTVIADFLAEYSAGRTPNPCVRCNEHIKFEALMDKALALGFDAVCTGHYARVERHGGPDGAPELHRAREAAKDQSYVLAVMGPDRLARSMFPLGDVASKDEVRAEAAARGLSVSAKPDSYDICFVADGDTQGFLRERLGTRPGDVVDTTGAVVGAHEGAYAYTVGQRKGLALGRPAADGKPRYVLSIEPVSNTVVVGSSEDLRVGGIRGEDAVWLAPPADDAWFACAVQVRAHGEAVPARARATGDEIEVRLDPAASSLHGVAPGQSLVLYDGTRVLAQATVRATSPAARP from the coding sequence ATGCGCGTCCTCGCAGCCCTGTCCGGTGGCGTGGACTCCGCCGTCGCCGCGGCGCGCGCGGTGGACGCCGGGCACGAGGTCGTCGGCGTGCACATGGCCCTGTCCCGGTCCCGCGCGCAGCTGCGCACCGGGTCCCGCGGCTGCTGCTCGATCGAGGACGCGGGCGACGCCCGCCGCGCCGCCGACGTGCTGGGAATCCCGTACTACGTGTGGGACCTGTCGGAGCGGTTCGAGGACACCGTCATCGCGGACTTCCTCGCCGAGTACTCCGCGGGGCGGACCCCCAACCCGTGCGTGCGCTGCAACGAGCACATCAAGTTCGAGGCGCTGATGGACAAGGCGCTGGCCCTCGGCTTCGACGCGGTCTGCACCGGCCATTACGCCCGGGTCGAGCGGCACGGGGGCCCGGACGGCGCGCCCGAGCTGCACCGGGCGCGGGAGGCGGCCAAGGACCAGTCCTACGTGCTCGCGGTGATGGGGCCCGATCGCCTGGCGCGGTCCATGTTCCCGCTCGGCGACGTCGCGTCGAAGGACGAGGTGCGCGCCGAGGCGGCCGCCCGTGGGCTGTCCGTGTCGGCCAAGCCCGACTCGTACGACATCTGCTTCGTGGCCGATGGCGACACCCAGGGCTTCCTGCGCGAGCGGCTCGGCACGCGGCCCGGCGACGTGGTGGACACCACGGGCGCCGTGGTGGGCGCGCACGAGGGCGCCTACGCGTACACCGTCGGGCAGCGCAAGGGGCTGGCCCTCGGGCGCCCCGCCGCGGACGGGAAGCCGCGCTACGTCCTCTCGATCGAGCCGGTGAGCAACACCGTGGTCGTGGGGTCCTCCGAGGACCTCCGGGTCGGCGGCATCCGCGGCGAGGACGCCGTGTGGCTCGCCCCGCCCGCCGACGACGCCTGGTTCGCGTGCGCGGTCCAGGTTCGCGCGCACGGCGAGGCTGTCCCCGCTCGGGCCCGGGCGACGGGCGACGAGATCGAGGTCCGCCTCGACCCCGCGGCGTCCTCGCTGCACGGCGTGGCGCCCGGCCAGTCGCTCGTGCTCTACGACGGCACGCGGGTGCTCGCCCAGGCCACCGTCCGCGCCACGAGCCCGGCGGCCCGGCCGTGA
- the ligA gene encoding NAD-dependent DNA ligase LigA, whose amino-acid sequence MSTAPDPVTSPTATPDGTTLPADLDEVGARHLWADLAERVRDLQFAYYVRDAPLASDAEYDVTMRRLEALEDAFPVLRTPESPTQTVGGTFSTEFTAVDHVERMLSLDNAFSAEDVAAWAERVARDVGESPGGMHYLTELKIDGLAIALLYERGRLVRAATRGDGRTGEDVTLNVRTISTIPQVLAGDPAGHPELIEVRGEVFLPVAAFAELNAAQVEAGKAPFANPRNAAAGSLRQKDPRVTASRPLRMYAHGIGALRWGDGSGGEGLERQSQVYELLEGWGVPVSSHSRVASGLPEVQQMIDHYGEHRHDVEHEIDGIVIKVDEIALQRRLGSTSRAPRWAIAYKYPPEEVNTKLLDIRVNVGRTGRVTPFGVMEPVRVSGSTVEMATLHNASEVARKGVLIGDTVVLRKAGDVIPEIVGPVVELRDGTERAFEMPTECPSCGTPLAPAKEGDIDIRCPNARSCPSQLRERVFGIGSRGGLDIEALGWEAAIALVDPEFNRPEDAEGEPQTPVLSTEAGLFDLRAEHLADVRVWRERKKSGVGTGVWEQIPYFYSRPTAKKPSAPTATTHKLIEQLELAKTKPLWRVLVALSIRHVGPTAARALAGAFGSLDAIRDADAAALAAVDGVGPTIAAAVQEWFHGEGADWHTEIVDRWRAAGVSMADERDESAPRTLEGVTVVVTGGLEAFSRDGAKEAIISRGGKASGSVSKKTDFVVVGENAGTKEAKARELGLRILDEAGFVRLLAGGPAAFDDADPQEPADREEPADAAGDAAADAE is encoded by the coding sequence GTGAGCACTGCACCTGATCCCGTCACCTCGCCGACCGCCACGCCCGACGGAACGACGCTCCCGGCCGACCTCGACGAGGTCGGCGCCCGCCACCTGTGGGCGGACCTCGCCGAGCGCGTCCGCGACCTGCAGTTCGCGTACTACGTGCGCGACGCCCCGCTGGCCAGCGACGCCGAGTACGACGTGACGATGCGCCGGCTGGAGGCGCTCGAGGACGCGTTCCCGGTGCTGCGCACGCCGGAGTCGCCCACCCAGACGGTGGGCGGCACGTTCTCGACCGAGTTCACCGCGGTGGACCACGTCGAGCGGATGCTCTCGCTCGACAACGCGTTCTCCGCCGAGGACGTCGCCGCCTGGGCCGAGCGGGTGGCCCGCGACGTGGGGGAGAGCCCGGGCGGGATGCACTACCTCACCGAGCTCAAGATCGACGGCCTGGCCATCGCGCTGCTCTACGAGCGGGGCCGGCTCGTGCGTGCTGCCACGCGCGGCGACGGGCGCACCGGCGAGGACGTCACCCTGAACGTGCGGACCATCTCGACGATCCCCCAGGTGCTGGCCGGCGACCCCGCGGGGCACCCCGAGCTGATCGAGGTGCGGGGCGAGGTGTTCCTGCCCGTCGCGGCGTTCGCGGAGCTGAACGCCGCGCAGGTCGAGGCGGGCAAGGCGCCGTTCGCCAACCCGCGCAACGCGGCGGCGGGGTCGTTGCGGCAGAAGGACCCGCGGGTCACCGCCTCCCGGCCGCTGCGCATGTACGCCCACGGGATCGGCGCCCTGCGGTGGGGCGACGGCTCGGGCGGCGAGGGCCTCGAGCGCCAGTCGCAGGTGTACGAGCTGCTCGAGGGGTGGGGGGTGCCCGTCTCGTCCCACAGCCGGGTCGCGTCCGGCCTGCCCGAGGTGCAGCAGATGATCGACCACTACGGCGAGCACCGGCACGACGTCGAGCACGAGATCGACGGAATCGTCATCAAGGTCGACGAGATCGCGCTGCAACGCCGGCTCGGCTCCACGAGCCGGGCCCCCCGGTGGGCGATCGCGTACAAGTACCCGCCCGAGGAGGTGAACACCAAGCTCCTGGACATCCGCGTGAATGTCGGCCGCACCGGCCGGGTGACCCCCTTCGGCGTGATGGAGCCGGTGCGCGTCTCGGGCTCGACGGTGGAGATGGCGACGCTGCACAACGCCAGCGAGGTCGCCCGCAAGGGCGTGCTGATCGGCGACACGGTGGTGCTCCGCAAGGCCGGCGACGTGATCCCCGAGATCGTGGGGCCCGTCGTCGAGCTGCGGGACGGCACTGAGCGGGCCTTCGAGATGCCGACCGAGTGCCCCTCGTGCGGCACTCCGCTCGCGCCCGCGAAGGAGGGCGACATCGACATCCGCTGCCCCAACGCGCGGTCCTGCCCGTCGCAGCTGCGCGAGCGGGTGTTCGGGATCGGTTCCCGCGGCGGCCTGGACATCGAGGCGTTGGGCTGGGAGGCCGCGATCGCCCTGGTCGATCCCGAGTTCAACCGGCCCGAGGACGCGGAGGGCGAGCCGCAGACTCCGGTGCTCAGCACCGAGGCGGGACTCTTCGACCTGCGCGCCGAGCACCTCGCCGACGTGCGGGTCTGGCGCGAGAGGAAGAAGTCCGGCGTCGGCACCGGGGTGTGGGAGCAGATCCCGTACTTCTACTCGAGGCCCACCGCGAAGAAGCCCTCGGCTCCCACGGCGACCACGCACAAACTCATCGAGCAGCTCGAGCTCGCGAAGACGAAGCCGCTGTGGCGGGTGCTCGTGGCCCTGTCCATCCGGCACGTGGGGCCGACGGCCGCGCGGGCGCTGGCGGGCGCCTTCGGCTCGCTCGACGCGATCCGCGACGCGGACGCCGCGGCCCTCGCCGCCGTGGACGGGGTGGGTCCCACGATCGCCGCCGCGGTGCAGGAGTGGTTCCACGGCGAGGGCGCCGACTGGCACACCGAGATCGTGGACCGCTGGCGGGCGGCGGGCGTCTCGATGGCCGATGAGCGCGACGAGTCCGCCCCGCGCACCCTCGAGGGCGTCACGGTCGTGGTGACGGGCGGCCTCGAGGCCTTCAGCCGGGACGGCGCGAAGGAGGCGATCATCTCCCGCGGCGGCAAGGCATCGGGCAGCGTGTCGAAGAAGACGGACTTCGTCGTCGTGGGGGAGAACGCGGGGACCAAGGAGGCCAAGGCGCGCGAGCTCGGGCTGCGGATCCTCGACGAGGCCGGGTTCGTCCGGCTGCTCGCCGGCGGCCCCGCGGCGTTCGACGACGCGGATCCCCAGGAGCCCGCGGATCGCGAGGAGCCTGCGGACGCCGCTGGCGACGCTGCGGCAGACGCCGAATGA
- a CDS encoding GNAT family N-acetyltransferase, with product MTRERRGAAQASPVEPPSPVPAPGVAVEVATWPPLEVEQVDGWRLGFSGGLTRRANSALPLAEPADVLATVVEVERRYRAVGLPTVVRVGRESRPAGLAAVLEERGYRRVALTDVLVRDAADPARGQEPHGPGPDGTRIDVSAAPADDWLACWLGVKAGGGADHGLARAILEGAPAVYLTVRDRAGVSGVIRAAFAADWVGLSCLVVEPQARRRGLGRALTAAALDAARAHGAARAFLQVEVHNTGAAALYAGLGFQAADRYGYLERADQR from the coding sequence ATGACGAGGGAGCGGCGCGGCGCGGCGCAGGCCTCGCCGGTCGAGCCGCCCAGCCCAGTCCCGGCGCCGGGCGTGGCGGTCGAGGTGGCGACCTGGCCGCCCCTCGAGGTCGAGCAGGTGGACGGGTGGCGCCTGGGCTTCTCGGGCGGGCTCACCCGCCGGGCCAACAGCGCCCTGCCGCTCGCCGAGCCGGCCGACGTGCTCGCGACGGTCGTCGAGGTCGAGCGCAGGTACAGGGCCGTGGGCCTGCCCACGGTGGTGCGAGTCGGCCGCGAGAGCCGGCCGGCAGGGTTGGCGGCGGTGCTCGAGGAGCGGGGGTACAGGCGCGTCGCACTCACCGACGTGCTGGTGCGCGACGCCGCCGACCCCGCCCGCGGCCAGGAGCCGCACGGGCCGGGCCCCGACGGCACGCGGATCGACGTCTCTGCCGCGCCCGCCGACGACTGGCTGGCGTGCTGGCTCGGGGTCAAGGCCGGCGGAGGGGCGGACCACGGCCTCGCCCGGGCGATCCTCGAGGGCGCGCCGGCCGTGTACCTCACGGTCCGTGACCGCGCGGGGGTGTCGGGCGTCATACGTGCGGCGTTCGCCGCGGACTGGGTCGGCCTGTCGTGCCTGGTGGTCGAGCCGCAGGCCCGTCGGCGCGGGCTCGGCCGCGCGCTGACGGCGGCGGCGCTGGACGCGGCGCGCGCGCACGGGGCCGCGCGGGCTTTCCTCCAGGTCGAGGTCCACAACACCGGCGCCGCGGCGCTCTACGCGGGCCTCGGCTTCCAGGCCGCCGACAGGTACGGGTACCTCGAGCGCGCTGACCAGCGGTGA